Proteins from a genomic interval of Fusarium oxysporum Fo47 chromosome I, complete sequence:
- a CDS encoding transcription factor S-II, central domain-containing protein, with protein sequence MPMDERELGQRIKALTKCVAANEPPENAIKLLETLKKDASPTEEMLRATRAGVFVGKLRSNSNKDIARAAAELVNKWKKLVEQEKHSKLRAKVGSGSPAPAPSSAPASSPAAPPPPSSAGASGAKYKGDIEKRKYETDNVNVKRTDSSVRNSCIGLIYNGLAYRSTATENDVITRAVAVEHAAYTKFKGETPDYKKKIRSLFTNLKNKSNRELGRSVLSGEITAEKFVIMTDDELKSEEQRKKELELEKENMKKAQVPMAEKSISESLECGRCKKKQVSYTQAQTRAADEPMTTFCECMACGHRWKFS encoded by the exons ATGCCCATGGACGAACGCGAGCTTGGGCAGCGCATCAAGGCGCTTACAAAGTGCGTTGCTGCGAATGAGCCCCCGGAGAACGCTATCAAGTTGCTCGAGACATTGAAGAAGGATGCTTCTCCCACTGAAGAGATGCTAAGG GCTACAAGAGCCGGTGTTTTTGTCGGAAAACTTCGCTCAAATTCCAACAAGGACATCGCCCGTGCCGCCGCCGAACTCGTTAACAAGTGGAAGAAGTTGGTCGAACAAGAAAAGCACTCGAAACTACGTGCAAAGGTCGGCTCAGGATCTCCAGCCCCAGCTCCATCATCAGCGCCCGCGTCATCtcctgctgctcctcctcctccatcatcagccGGTGCCTCTGGGGCCAAGTACAAGGGCGACATCGAGAAGCGAAAATATGAGACCGACAACGTGAACGTCAAGCGCACCGATTCCAGTGTTCGAAACTCATGCATTGGGCTTATCTACAATGGTCTGGCCTATCGATCAACGGCAACCGAGAACGACGTCATTACTAGAGCCGTCGCTGTTGAGCATGCCGCCTATACCAAATTCAAAGGGGAAACGCCTGAttacaagaagaagatccgATCACTATTCACCAATCTGAAGAACAAGTCCAATCGGGAACTTGGGCGCAGCGTCTTGTCCGGTGAGATCACTGCCGAGAAGTTTGTTATCATGACCGACGACGAGCTCAAGAGCGAGGAGCAGCgcaagaaggagcttgaaCTAGAAAAGGAGAACATGAAGAAGGCCCAAGTACCGATGGCCGAGAAGAGTATCAGCGAGAGTCTGGAGTGTGGTCGCTGTAAGAAGAAGCAGGTCAGCTACACGCAGGCGCAGACCCGAGCTGCTGATGAACCTATGACAACTTTCTGCGAATGCATGGCGTGTGGGCACCGATGGAAG ttttcttaa
- a CDS encoding tryptophan synthase beta subunit-like PLP-dependent enzyme yields the protein MALSDHPKAYGTAAVVFAFTTGILVTLGFKDFYPDLERRFQRKRRANTGGGRRSSLFWGDPVELQDHESQPSTSTSYDVVRNSLVDGIEATIGNTPLIKIQSLSEATGRIIMAKAEFLNGAGNSPKDRVALNMIREAESKGLLTPHKGDTIYEGTVGSTGISLATLARAMGYRAHICMPSDMALEKSDLLLHLGATVERVTPAPITSPDHFVNLARRRAEEHASKAKDGSKGFFANQFESEANWKAHFNATGPEIWRQTNGQLDAFVAGAGTGGTVSGVAKYLKEEQKATAIKVVLADPQGSGLYNKVRHGVMYSSTEREGTRRRQQVDTMVEGIGITRLTENFEAGRELIDDAVRVTDAQACRMARWLVEHDGIFIGSSSSVNCVAAVEAAMRLPKGSRVVTILCDSGTRHLSKFWKHIKEMGLESEEEATNLFTELGIPGHDE from the coding sequence ATGGCGCTCAGCGACCATCCAAAAGCCTACGGCACCGCTGCCGTTGTCTTCGCCTTCACAACTGGCATCCTCGTCACTTTAGGATTCAAGGACTTTTACCCAGATCTTGAACGTCGGTTCCAGCGCAAGAGGCGTGCAAACACGGGTGGTGGCCGAAGATCGAGTCTTTTCTGGGGAGACCCTGTTGAGCTTCAGGATCATGAGTCTcaaccttcaacatcaacgtcTTACGATGTTGTGAGGAATAGCTTGGTAGATGGTATAGAAGCTACCATCGGTAACACACCTCTTATAAAGATTCAATCCTTATCAGAAGCCACAGGTCggatcatcatggccaaaGCAGAGTTCCTCAATGGCGCTGGAAATTCACCCAAGGATCGTGTTGCGCTTAACATGATTCGAGAAGCAGAATCCAAGGGTCTACTAACACCACATAAGGGTGATACGATCTATGAAGGCACAGTAGGAAGCACGGGTATCTCACTGGCAACTCTTGCCCGAGCGATGGGCTACCGCGCTCATATCTGTATGCCTAGCGATATGGCTCTCGAAAAGTCCGATCTactcctccatcttggcgCAACCGTTGAGCGAGTCACTCCCGCACCTATCACAAGTCCCGATCACTTTGTCAATCTGGCTCGAAGGCGTGCGGAAGAACACGccagcaaggccaaggatgGCAGTAAGGGTTTCTTCGCAAATCAGTTTGAGTCCGAAGCCAACTGGAAAGCACATTTCAATGCAACGGGTCCCGAAATTTGGCGGCAGACGAATGGCCAGCTGGACGCTTTCGTCGCAGGAGCTGGTACAGGGGGAACAGTCTCTGGCGTGGCAAAGTATCTGaaggaggagcagaaggCAACTGCTATCAAAGTCGTTCTCGCCGACCCTCAGGGCAGTGGTCTCTACAACAAAGTCCGCCACGGCGTTATGTACTCTTCGACAGAACGTGAGGGTACAAGACGCAGGCAGCAGGTTGATACTATGGTCGAAGGCATCGGAATCACACGTCTGACTGAGAACTTCGAAGCGGGGCGCGAACTTATCGACGATGCTGTGCGAGTAACAGATGCGCAAGCCTGTCGCATGGCGCGCTGGCTAGTTGAGCACGACGGTATCTTCATCGGCAGCAGTAGCTCTGTCAACTGTGTCGCCGCGGTTGAGGCAGCTATGAGACTTCCTAAGGGGAGTCGTGTTGTTACTATCCTGTGCGACTCTGGAACTAGACATCTAAGCAAGTTCTGGAAGCATATCAAAGAGATGGGACTGGAaagcgaggaggaggcaacGAATTTGTTTACTGAGCTAGGGATACCCGgtcatgatgaatga
- a CDS encoding S-adenosyl-L-methionine-dependent methyltransferase: protein MDSPIVAQIFRQLFHHRPPGCKGVRNLAGLRNGLRTTIVSHQSRFYVAGRPSSDRGMKKNESRWQQRTNILPQDRSAEFAEYPYISIDELKQRTERPRKVKMLLRDFIDDSLYNPSYGYFSKQAVIFSPGEPFDFNSMRDEIEFQAELGRRYTEFEDILDEREGENPTRQLWHTPTELFRPYYGEAIARYLVTNYRLTTYPYHDLLIYEMGAGRGTLMLNILDYIREVDPQVYARTKFNIIEISSTLAALQNRHLLSTAASRGHADKVEIINRSIFDWDQYVPSPCFFLAMEVFDNFSHDGIRYDVATEQPLQGHVLIDGDGDFYEFYAHELDPLAARYFRVRHAATGGNYPKPYPSNAVLRYLSTKVPFAANLSDPEFIPTRLMQFFDVLEKYFPGHRLVTSDFDWLPQAVKGMNAPVVQTRYHRKMVPVTTPLVHQGYFDILFPTDFRVTEAIYRAITGKLTRVMSHGDFMRKWAYVEDTETRSGENPLISNYRNASVLVTV from the exons ATGGACTCCCCAATTGTGGCCCAAATCTTCCGCCAACTCTTCCACCATCGACCTCCAGGGTGTAAAGGTGTCAGAAACCTCGCCGGTCTTCGCAATGGCCTTCGAACCACTATCGTCAGTCATCAGAGCCGCTTCTACGTTGCGGGACGGCCCTCCAGTGATCGCGGAATGAAGAAAAACGAGAGTCGATGGCAGCAGCGCACGAATATTCTCCCCCAAGACCGATCTGCCGAGTTTGCAGAATACCCCTACATATCGATTGACGAGCTCAAGCAACGAACCGAACGACCACGAAAGGTCAAGATGCTGCTGAGAGACTTTATTGACG ACAGTCTTTACAATCCATCATATGGATACTTCTCCAAACAAGCCGTCATCTTCAGCCCCGGCGAGCCATTCGACTTCAACTCAATGCGCGATGAAATTGAGTTCCAGGCCGAGCTAGGTCGTCGCTACACCGAATTCGAGGATATTCTCGATGAGCGAGAAGGAGAGAACCCAACACGCCAGCTATGGCATACGCCTACCGAGCTCTTTCGCCCGTACTACGGCGAAGCCATCGCCCGCTACCTCGTCACGAATTATCGTCTCACCACATATCCCTACCACGATCTTCTGATCTACGAAATGGGCGCCGGTCGTGGAACACTCATGCTCAATATCCTGGACTACATCCGAGAAGTCGATCCTCAAGTGTACGCCCGCACAAAGTTCAACATCATCGAGATTTCCTCCACACTCGCTGCGCTGCAAAACAGACATCTTCTCTCCACCGCTGCGTCTCGAGGCCACGCGGATAAGGTCGAGATTATCAACCGTTCCATCTTCGACTGGGACCAATACGTGCCGTCGCCTTGTTTCTTTCTTGCCATGGAGGTCTTCGATAACTTCTCTCACGATGGTATTCGCTACGACGTTGCTACCGAGCAGCCCCTGCAAGGCCACGTGCTGATCGATGGTGACGGTGACTTTTACGAATTCTACGCTCATGAGTTGGATCCTCTTGCTGCGCGATACTTTCGTGTCAGACACGCTGCTACAGGGGGAAACTATCCTAAACCGTACCCCAGCAACGCCGTTTTACGATATCTATCCACCAAGGTGCCTTTTGCTGCCAATCTTTCGGATCCAGAATTTATCCCCACACGGCTGATGCAGTTCTTCGACGTTCTTGAGAAGTACTTCCCAGGTCATCGACTTGTGACTTCTGACTTTGACTGGTTACCTCAAGCTGTCAAGGGTATGAATGCACCTGTTGTCCAGACACGGTACCACAGAAAGATGGTGCCCGTCACAACCCCCTTG GTTCATCAAGGATACTTTGATATTCTGTTCCCAACAGATTTTCGCGTCACAGAGGCTATCTACCGCGCTATCACGGGCAAGTTGACTCGTGTTATGTCGCATGGTGATTTCATGCGCAAGTGGGCATACGTTGAGGATACCGAAACCCGAAGCGGAGAGAATCCCTTGATATCAAACTATCGCAACGCCAGCGTTCTTGTAACTGTATAA
- a CDS encoding tRNA synthetases class II (A)-domain-containing protein translates to MNQFKPIFLGTIGKTDPMAGLKAAVDSQKCIRAGGKHNDLDDVGKDSYHHTFFEMLGNWSFGDYFKKEAISYSWELLTKIYGLDPDRLYVTYFEGDEKLKLEPDLEAKELWLSVGVPEDHILPGNMKDNFWEMGDQGPCGPCSEIHYDKVGGGRNAASLVNMDDPMVVEVWNNVFMQYDRQKDGSLKSLPAKHIDTGMGYERLVSALQDTVSNYATDCFTPLFQKIQEVTGARPYTDKYGKDDADGIDTAYRVVADHIRTLSFSIADGAVPNNDGRGYVVRRVLRRGVRYARKYFNADIGAFFSKILPALVDQMGEQFPELVKKQQDIKEILDEEEVAFARTLDRGEAQFEKYAAEATKGGSKKLEGDVVWRLYDTFGFPVDLTRLMAEERSLEIDDAEVEAARIKAREASKAVKESVQTFSKLNVHQISELEKDLKVERTNDDAKFAQGDTKGKVQLIYDGQSFLKSTKDVPEKTALGLLIDKTNFYAESGGQVADTGRIVIDDVAEFKVLDVQNYGGYILHSGYIEYGTLSSGDEVICEYDELRRSPIRNNHSGTHILNHSLREVLGDDVNQKGSLVDNEKLRFDFSHKTGVKIEELKKIEDMSNAYIRRKDKIFSKEVDLELARQIEGCRAVFGETYPDPVRVVSIGRDIDEMLADPKKKEWRQYSVEFCGGTHVEQTGLIKDLILIEESGIAKGIRRIIAYTGEAAHQVQREADEFSKKIDALDKLPFGPEKEAQVKAVSVELSQLTISTLTKDEFNKRFQKISAAVTAEQKKRQKAESKTALDIVQKYFEANKDAKWFVGRLPVGATGSKALPDVVKHYQGKDKEKTVYLFAGSKEEGAVAHGVYVGTHLASQGVTAEQWAASVSEIIGGRSGGKEPVRQGQGTKPENIDEGVETATKWLNEKLKL, encoded by the exons ATGAACCAGTTCAAGCCCATCTTCCTCGGCACCATTGGCAAGACCGATCCTATGGCCGGCCTCAAGGCCGCTGTCGACAGTCAAAAATGTATCCGTGCTGGTGGCAAGCACAACGACCTCGACGATGTCGGCAAGGATAGCTATCACCACACATTCTTCGAGATGTTGGGTAACTGGTCTTTCGGTGACtacttcaagaaggaggctaTTTCATATTCCTGGGAGCTTTTGACAAAGATCTATGGTCTGGACCCCGATCGTCTTTACGTTACATACTTCGAGGGTGacgagaagttgaagctggagcCTGATTTggaggccaaggagctcTGGCTCTCGGTTGGTGTTCCCGAGGATCATATCCTTCCTGGAAACATGAAGGATAACTTCTGGGAGATGGGTGACCAAGGCCCTTGTGGTCCTTGCAGTGAGATTCACTACGACAAGGTCGGTGGAGGCCGCAATGCTGCCAGTCTCGTCAACATGGATGATCCTATGGTTGTCGAGGTTTGGAACAACGTTTTCATGCAGTATGATCGACAAAAGGACGGCAGCCTCAAGTCTCTCCCCGCCAAGCATATCGACACTGGTATGGGCTACGAGCGACTGGTTTCTGCCCTCCAGGATACAGTTTCCAACTACGCCACCGATTGCTTCACCCCTCTCTTCCAGAAGATCCAGGAGGTCACTGGCGCCCGACCCTACACCGACAAGTATGGCAAGGATGATGCCGATGGCATTGATACCGCCTACCGTGTAGTTGCTGATCACATCCGAaccctttctttctccaTCGCTGACGGCGCTGTTCCCAACAATGACGGCCGAGGTTATGTTGTCCGACGTGTACTAAGACGAGGTGTGCGATATGCTCGAAAGTATTTCAACGCCGATATCGgcgccttcttctccaagatcttgCCTGCGCTTGTTGACCAGATGGGCGAGCAATTCCccgagcttgtcaagaagcagcaagaCATTAAGGAGATTctcgatgaagaggaggtCGCTTTTGCCCGCACTCTGGATCGTGGTGAGGCTCAGTTCGAGAAGTATGCTGCCGAGGCCACCAAGGGCGGctccaagaagcttgagggTGATGTTGTTTGGCGACTTTATGACACTTTCGGTTTCCCCGTGGACCTTACTCGATTGATGGCTGAAGAGCGAAGCCTCGagattgacgatgctgaggttgaggctgctCGAATCAAGGCTCGTGAGGCCAGCAAGGCTGTCAAGGAGTCTGTTCAGACTTTCTCCAAGCTCAATGTGCACCAAATCTCTGAGCTCGAGAAGGATCTTAAGGTTGAGCGAACTAACGATGACGCCAAGTTTGCTCAGGGTGACACCAAGGGTAAGGTCCAACTCATTTACGACGGCCAATCCTTCCTTAAGTCGACCAAGGACGTCCCCGAGAAGACTGCTCTGGGTCTTTTGATCGACAAGACCAACTTCTACGCCGAATCGGGTGGTCAGGTCGCTGACACTGGACGTATCGTCATTGACGATGTCGCCGAGttcaaggttcttgatgttCAGAACTATGGTGGCTATATCCTACACAGCGGTTATATCGAGTATGGTACACTATCCTCCGGTGACGAGGTTATCTGCGAATACGATGAATTGCGCCGATCTCCTATCCGCAACAACCACAGCGGTACTCACATTCTGAACCACTCCCTACGGgaggttcttggtgatgatgtcaaCCAGAAGGGTTCTTTGGTGGACAACGAGAAGCTCCGTTTCGATTTCTCCCACAAGACTGGcgtcaagattgaggagctcaagaagatcgaggaCATGTCGAACGCATATATTCGCCGTAAGGACAAGATCTTTTCCAAGGAGGTTGACCTGGAGCTTGCTCGCCAGATTGAGGGCTGTCGTGCTGTCTTCGGCGAGACCTATCCCGATCCTGTGCGTGTTGTCTCCATCGGCAGAGATATCGATGAGATGCTCGCcgaccccaagaagaaggaatggCGTCAGTACAGTGTTGAGTTCTGTGGCGGTACACACGTTGAGCAGACCGGTTTGATTAAGGACCTCATCCTTATTGAGGAGAGTGGTATCGCAAAGGGTATTCGCCGTATCATTGCCTACACTGGTGAAGCTGCTCACCAGGTTCAGCGTGAGGCTGATGAATTCTCCAAGAAGATTGATGCTCTCGACAAGTTGCCGTTCGGTCCTGAGAAGGAGGCTCAAGTCAAGGCCGTATCTGTGGAGCTCAGCCAGCTGACAATCTCGACCTTGACAAAGGACGAGTTCAACAAGCGTTTCCAAAAGATTTCTGCTGCTGTGACTgctgagcagaagaagcgcCAGAAGGCCGAGTCGAAGACTGCGCTTGATATTGTCCAGAAGTACTTCGAGGCTAACAAGGATGCCAAGTGGTTCGTTGGCCGCCTGCCCGTTGGTGCCACCGGCAGCAAAGCCCTGCCTGATGTGGTCAAGCACTATCAGGGTAAGGATAAGGAGAAGACTGTTTACCTGTTTGCTGGTAGCAAGGAGGAGGGTGCCGTTGCTCATGGTGTCTACGTTGGAACT CACCTTGCTTCTCAGGGCGTCACTGCTGAGCAATGGGCTGCCTCCGTGTCGGAGATTATTGGTGGCCGATCGGGCGGCAAGGAGCCTGTACGACAAGGCCAGGGCACTAAGCCTGAGAACATTGACGAAGGTGTTGAGACTGCGACAAAGTGGCTCAACGAAAAGCTGAAGCTGTAA